The following DNA comes from Shinella zoogloeoides.
CCGGCGGTCCGATGCCCAGATCAGCGGACACGACGACGGGTGGACGTTATGGGTGATATTTATTCAAAAGGCACGTTTGAACCGGATGAACTGGGTGCATTGCAGCAGATCTTCACCGAAGTGACCTCGCAGCCATGGTTCGACCAGACGGACGAGACCAAGGTGGAATTTGCGAAATATCTGTTCGAGACCTTTCCGGCCGTCTCCTTCGACGCGCGCAAGCACCGCTCCATCATCGAGGCGTCCGCGCGAATGTTCTACTCCCGCGAGGCCTCCTGAGACGGCAGCCCTTCCCCCCTACTGCAGGTGCATGAGGATATGCGCTTCTTCCGCCGCTTCCACGAAGGCGCGGCGGACGTCTTCGTCCTGCGCCTCCTCTTCCAGGGCGTCCGCACAGACTTCCAGCGCATGAATGAAGGCGCGGCCATGATCGATGGGCCAGCAGTCCGTCAGGAGGATAGCGGCTTCCCGCGTCGACCCCACCATGAAGGGCCCACCCAGGGCTTCCAGGTTGATCGCGACGCCGGCCGGCCAGTCTATGAGCAAGGACGTATCCATGGTCTTGCCTCCTGCGCTATCAATGCAGGAATGCTACTTTAGGTTCCAGAAAATTCCGTGCTATCGGACATATGGCGGGCCGGGATCGAGGCCCGCTCAGGGTATCAGCATCACGCCGAGATAGAGGATCACGCCGACGAGCACGGTCGCAAAGAGGCTGCGCGTCAGGAACGCCACCACCGTGCAGCCCACGGCAGCCGCCACGGTCGCGGCTGTTCCGCCATCCTCGCCGGCATATTTCACCAGTTCCAGCGTCACGATCGCGATCATGATGCTGGAGGGGATGAAGCCGAGCCAGGCCATGGCGAAGGCCGGCAATCTTGCGCCGGCCAGGAAGACGATGGGCAGGGCGCGGATGCAGATGGTGATCGCCGCGCAGATCGCGACGGTCAGCAGGAAGGAGCCTGTCATGACGGCATCCCCCGGCGTTCCCGGATTTGCAGCGCGGTCGCGCAGATCGTCGCGGCGAGGGCCGTCGCGACCAGGACGGAGACATTGACGTCGAGGACGCGCATCGTCGCCAGCACGGCGGCGGCCGACGTGACCATCGCCACGATCTCCAGCCGCTTCCGGGCGCTGCCGAAATAGTTGAGCGCCAGCAGCCCGATGAACATGGCCGTCAGGCTGAAACCGAGGCCATGCGAGATGCCGGCGGGGATGACCGCCGCGAAGAGGGCACCCATGAAATTTGCGACGATCCAGTTTACATAGGCCGCCACGTTGAGCCCGAGCATCCAGCGATAGGGCAGCGCCCCGCGTCCCGTCGCGAACTGCGTGGCGACGCCGAAGGTCTCGTCGGTCAGCAGAACGCCGCTGATGAATTTCTGCATGGTCGAGGCGCCCGAGAAGAAGCGCGCGAGATAGGAACTCATCAGCAGGTAGCGGATATTGACGAGTAGCACCGCCAGCACGACCGCCGACGGCCCCGCCCCCGCCGTCCAGAGGGAATAGAAGAGGAACTGCGCGGAGCCCGCATAGAGCAGGGCGGAAAGCAGCAGGATCTCGCTGATGCTGAAACCCGAGATCGCGCCGATGGCGCCGGAGGCGAAGCCGATGCTCCAATAGCCGAGGATCGTCGGCCCGCAGGCGATGACGCCCTCGATGAATGCGGAGCGCGCACCGGCTGCCGTGATGTTCTGTTCTGGCATGTCACTCAAGTGTCTGTTCGTTGACCCGCCTGTTGCGGCGGGGCGGGAATTTCGGCCTGCACGACCGGAGCGCAGATATAGCGATCCGAAGGAAGGGTGTCACGGGCTGACGACCCGTTCCACCAACCGCCGGCTCTTCACATGAAAGCTACTCCCGGCATTCCGCCGGCACGGCCTCGTCGAGGCTGCCCGCGGCGGCCGGCTTCAGGCTGCCCTTCTCGATCTGGAGGGGGCGAAAGGGCGGCTCCTGGATCGCGGGGTTCACCTGTCGCACCACGTAGCAACCCGCGAAGACCTCTTCCTTGCCGTCCGCGCGATGGGCGCGGATGGCGAGGGGAACCTGAAAATAGACGCTGCCGGCAGCGCCCTCCTCGCTGACGGCGCCGAGCGCCACGTCGACGGCCTCGGTGCCGGCATAGCCTTCAGCGAAGGCCGCAAAGTCCGCCGCCGGCTTGCGGTCGCCGAAATAGTCCCAGGCCCGGGCATATTCCTTCCGGTCGATGGCGTTGTAGAGCGACCTGACGAGCGAGGCCGCATCGGAGCGGTCGTCACGGTAGGCGGGGTCGGCGGCTGCGGCATGGGCAGCGGCAAGAACGACAGCGGCAACCGAAAGATATCTGATCATGGCGATCCTCCTCTTTCGCGACCGGGCATGGCGGGCCGGCAAACCGGGCCTGGAGCATGTCCAGCAAAAGCGCAAAGCGGTTTTGCGTTCGCAGATGCGGCAGAACAAAGAGTTA
Coding sequences within:
- a CDS encoding AzlD domain-containing protein is translated as MTGSFLLTVAICAAITICIRALPIVFLAGARLPAFAMAWLGFIPSSIMIAIVTLELVKYAGEDGGTAATVAAAVGCTVVAFLTRSLFATVLVGVILYLGVMLIP
- a CDS encoding DUF982 domain-containing protein: MDTSLLIDWPAGVAINLEALGGPFMVGSTREAAILLTDCWPIDHGRAFIHALEVCADALEEEAQDEDVRRAFVEAAEEAHILMHLQ
- a CDS encoding AzlC family ABC transporter permease, which translates into the protein MPEQNITAAGARSAFIEGVIACGPTILGYWSIGFASGAIGAISGFSISEILLLSALLYAGSAQFLFYSLWTAGAGPSAVVLAVLLVNIRYLLMSSYLARFFSGASTMQKFISGVLLTDETFGVATQFATGRGALPYRWMLGLNVAAYVNWIVANFMGALFAAVIPAGISHGLGFSLTAMFIGLLALNYFGSARKRLEIVAMVTSAAAVLATMRVLDVNVSVLVATALAATICATALQIRERRGMPS